A DNA window from Marinibacterium anthonyi contains the following coding sequences:
- a CDS encoding hypothetical protein (Segregation and condensation protein B-like) produces MATPDPIDRELDDLAPDQRWREWMRRIEAVLFSSATPVERAELTRVVGQGVSVDLLIDDLNADLSTRPYELARVGGGWIMRTRPAYGPIIRAAARAGEQTVDLSDFDTAVLAAIAFHQPITREGLRDIFGKDISRDLIGRLHDQALIASGPRAPRRGAPYTFVTTDRFLSVFGMESLRDLPDREQLEDAGLVGPASG; encoded by the coding sequence ATGGCGACACCGGACCCGATCGACCGGGAGCTTGACGACCTGGCCCCCGACCAGCGCTGGCGCGAATGGATGCGCCGGATCGAGGCGGTGCTGTTTTCCAGCGCCACGCCGGTGGAACGGGCCGAACTGACGCGGGTCGTGGGGCAGGGGGTTTCCGTCGACCTGCTGATCGACGACCTGAACGCGGATCTTTCGACGCGCCCCTATGAACTGGCCCGGGTGGGGGGCGGCTGGATCATGCGGACGCGGCCCGCCTATGGCCCGATCATCCGCGCCGCGGCCCGGGCCGGGGAACAGACGGTCGATCTGTCCGATTTCGACACCGCGGTACTGGCCGCCATCGCCTTTCACCAACCGATCACGCGGGAAGGCCTGCGCGACATCTTCGGCAAGGACATCTCGCGCGATCTGATCGGGCGGCTGCACGACCAGGCTCTGATCGCCTCGGGCCCCCGCGCGCCGCGGCGCGGGGCACCTTATACCTTCGTGACGACCGATCGGTTCCTGTCGGTCTTCGGCATGGAAAGCCTGCGCGACCTGCCCGACCGGGAACAGCTGGAGGACGCGGGGCTGGTCGGCCCCGCATCCGGCTAA
- the fabG_25 gene encoding 3-oxoacyl-[acyl-carrier-protein] reductase FabG, with product MDFGLSGKRALVTAASRGLGLGIATALAGEGAHVLISGRSTDKLKAAAEEITAKGPGKADYVTVDLTAGDAADALVSASQDILGGVDILVNNTGGPPPGRMVDADMDVLAAQFDPMVLTVIKLTQKLVGPMRAQGWGRVITVASSGVIQPIPNLGLSNTLRSALVGWSKSMSNDVAADGVTVNMLLPGRIHTERVDELDTAASNRSGQSMDDVRAASRATIPAGRYGTVEEFAAVAAFLASVPASYVTGSLVRCDGGSIKSV from the coding sequence ATGGATTTCGGACTGAGCGGCAAACGCGCGCTGGTGACGGCCGCGTCGCGCGGGCTGGGCCTGGGCATCGCGACCGCGCTGGCTGGCGAGGGCGCGCATGTGCTGATCTCGGGGCGCAGCACCGACAAGCTGAAGGCCGCGGCCGAGGAGATCACGGCCAAGGGCCCGGGCAAGGCGGATTACGTCACCGTGGACCTGACCGCCGGGGATGCGGCCGACGCGCTGGTCTCGGCGTCGCAGGACATACTGGGCGGCGTCGACATCCTGGTGAACAACACCGGCGGGCCGCCCCCGGGCCGAATGGTCGACGCGGATATGGATGTGCTGGCGGCGCAGTTCGACCCGATGGTTCTGACCGTCATCAAGCTGACCCAGAAGCTGGTCGGGCCGATGCGCGCACAGGGTTGGGGCCGTGTGATCACGGTGGCGTCGTCCGGCGTGATCCAGCCGATCCCGAACCTTGGCCTGTCGAACACGCTGCGCTCCGCACTGGTCGGCTGGTCGAAATCCATGTCCAACGACGTGGCCGCCGACGGGGTGACGGTGAACATGCTGCTGCCCGGGCGCATCCACACCGAACGGGTGGACGAACTGGACACGGCGGCGTCCAATCGCTCTGGCCAGTCGATGGATGACGTCCGCGCGGCCTCGCGCGCGACCATCCCCGCCGGACGTTACGGTACGGTCGAGGAATTCGCCGCCGTCGCGGCCTTTCTCGCCTCGGTGCCGGCCAGCTATGTCACCGGCAGCCTGGTGCGCTGCGACGGCGGTTCGATCAAGTCGGTCTGA